Proteins from a genomic interval of Rhipicephalus microplus isolate Deutch F79 chromosome 6, USDA_Rmic, whole genome shotgun sequence:
- the LOC142764862 gene encoding uncharacterized protein LOC142764862: protein MKRVEVTGRHLTSGGDCCPVPASSRALGHPQRLLEHIPADSFRPPLKRIGWKRLDGTGGPASSARWLRPGWCRDHSLGDVPGLLDGQGMISLSISPWLHSC from the exons ATGAAGCGTGTTGAGgttactggacgccatcttacaagtggtggagactgctgcccggttcctgcgtcctctcgtgCTCTCGGACacccccagcgtcttctagaacacatccctgcaGATTCCTTCAGGCCGCCACTTAAACGAATTGG GTGGAAGAGACTGGACGGCACCGGAGGCCCCGCTAGCTCAGCCAGgtggctccgcccaggatggtgCCGGGATCATTCTCTCGGCGATGTCCCAGGCCTTCTGGACGGCCAAG GCATGATTAGCCTCAGCATTTCCCCCTGGCTTCACTCGTGCTGA